From Tiliqua scincoides isolate rTilSci1 chromosome 2, rTilSci1.hap2, whole genome shotgun sequence, the proteins below share one genomic window:
- the MYADML2 gene encoding myeloid-associated differentiation marker-like protein 2 → MMESPRGTYLNMAAVTSPVGVARLLQAAFGCTTFSLVAHRGGFSAAYGTFCVSVWCFCFAVTVFIITCEFTRLHSCLSLSWGNFTAAFAMLATLMSITAAVIYPLYFVQLACYPIGCEVRDFRISASVFAGLQFFAYATEVFLTRAKPGQVASYMSTVSGLLKIVQAFVACIIFCALANDSQYDRFVATQWCVAVYSFCFVVTVVVVALNVTGKTAMLKCPFERFVVIYTFVAVLMYVSAAVIWPVFCFDSKYGSPHRPYQCSKRKCPWDNQVVIAVFTYVNLVLYIVDLAYSQRIRFISHP, encoded by the coding sequence ATGATGGAGAGCCCAAGAGGGACATACCTGAACATGGCTGCCGTGACTTCTCCAGTGGGAGTCGCCCGACTGCTACAAGCAGCATTTGGATGTACAACGTTCAGTCTTGTGGCCCACCGAGGGGGATTCAGTGCAGCCTATGGCACCTTCTGCGTGTCTGTCTGGTGTTTCTGTTTTGCTGTCACTGTCTTTATCATCACCTGCGAGTTCACACGCCTTCACAGCTGCCTGAGCCTCTCCTGGGGAAATTTCACAGCTGCTTTTGCCATGCTGGCCACCCTCATGTCCATCACAGCCGCTGTGATCTACCCACTTTATTTTGTCCAGCTGGCCTGCTATCCCATTGGATGTGAGGTGAGAGACTTCCGCATATCTGCTAGTGTCTTTGCAGGGCTTCAATTTTTTGCCTATGCCACAGAAGTATTTCTTACAAGAGCCAAACCGGGACAAGTGGCCAGTTACATGTCCACAGTTTCTGGCCTCTTGAAAATTGTCCAGGCTTTTGTGGCCTGCATCATCTTTTGCGCACTGGCAAACGACAGCCAGTATGACAGGTTTGTGGCCACCCAGTGGTGTGTGGCAGTTTACAGCTTCTGTTTTGTGGTGACTGTGGTGGTTGTGGCCCTTAACGTCACAGGAAAGACAGCAATGCTGAAGTGCCCCTTTGAGCGCTTTGTGGTCATTTACACTTTTGTGGCTGTGCTGATGTATGTCAGTGCTGCAGTGATTTGGCCAGTGTTCTGCTTTGACAGTAAATATGGGTCTCCGCACCGGCCTTACCAGTGCTCCAAACGCAAGTGCCCCTGGGACAATCAGGTGGTCATTGCAGTGTTCACATATGTGAACCTTGTGCTTTACATTGTGGATTTAGCATACTCACAGCGAATTCGCTTTATCTCACACCCATAA